One window of the Terriglobia bacterium genome contains the following:
- a CDS encoding GMC oxidoreductase, with protein sequence KEIHGRVVALCAQSLESVRILFNSANRQYPNGLANSSSVLGHYLMDHISGGGASGELAQLTGKPTLNAPDRPDGIYVIRFRNAQNGPRSQKFLRGYGFQGGGGVKFNLDAPGFGDAFKKAIQDPVVSISLGGFGECLARWDNYVEINPNVVDAYGIPVLNFHMKYGENEYTMLKDMAETAAEMLEATGAKNIHLNERADGPGWAIHEVGIARMGDNPRASVLNQFEQTHDVKNLFVLDGSGFTSTACQNPTLTIMALCVRSCDHMMQELKRGNL encoded by the coding sequence GAAGGAAATTCACGGGCGGGTGGTGGCGCTGTGCGCGCAATCGCTCGAGTCGGTGCGAATTCTTTTCAATTCGGCCAACCGCCAATACCCCAATGGCCTGGCCAACTCCAGCAGCGTACTCGGCCATTACCTGATGGACCACATCTCGGGCGGCGGCGCCAGCGGGGAACTGGCGCAGCTTACAGGCAAACCAACACTCAACGCTCCAGACCGGCCAGATGGCATTTATGTAATCCGCTTCCGCAATGCGCAAAACGGGCCGCGGTCGCAGAAATTCCTTCGCGGGTATGGGTTCCAGGGAGGCGGCGGAGTAAAATTTAACCTGGATGCTCCCGGTTTTGGCGACGCCTTCAAGAAGGCGATTCAGGACCCTGTTGTATCCATCAGCCTGGGCGGCTTCGGGGAGTGTTTGGCGCGCTGGGACAACTATGTGGAGATCAACCCGAACGTCGTGGATGCTTATGGGATTCCCGTTCTGAATTTCCACATGAAATACGGTGAGAACGAATACACCATGCTAAAAGACATGGCCGAGACTGCGGCCGAGATGCTGGAGGCAACCGGGGCAAAGAATATCCATCTCAACGAACGCGCCGATGGACCGGGATGGGCGATTCACGAGGTCGGCATCGCGCGCATGGGCGACAATCCCAGGGCGTCGGTGCTCAACCAGTTCGAGCAGACCCACGATGTCAAAAACCTCTTTGTTCTGGACGGATCGGGATTCACATCGACGGCCTGCCAGAACCCAACGCTCACCATCATGGCGTTGTGCGTCCGCTCCTGCGACCACATGATGCAGGAATTAAAGCGCGGAAATCTTTGA
- a CDS encoding c-type cytochrome — MIERSSGAVAAAIGFSFAFVLLTCAVNGPQALAQSGPASMGQSAQAPVTKTAAEAYKNIKVLKDIPANELIPTMEFISASLGVRCDFCHVEHHFDEDTKKPKQRAREMMQMMFAINKDNFHGNLEVTCNTCHNGSEHPAGLPAIAEADETPMSPAHSEEQAGRTNFASLPQPPAIVAKYVEALGGADALGKIKSRVITGTMTAFGHATPVEIYAKAPDLRALVMNSPRGLSVTTFNGHEGWVSMMPRPPHPLEGSELDRASLEGDFYFPLDIQKIFGSLRERPPQKVGDEQAYVVLGIRPGKPPVQLFFSEQSGLLLRMIYFTQTALGRLPQQTDFSDYREVDGVKVPFQWTVAEPRSRSTIQVAQVQQNVPISDSKFSIPAAPSPGAPSPAGQ, encoded by the coding sequence ATGATCGAGAGAAGCAGCGGTGCGGTTGCAGCCGCAATCGGGTTTTCATTTGCATTTGTTTTGTTGACTTGTGCCGTAAATGGCCCGCAGGCGCTGGCGCAATCGGGCCCGGCGTCGATGGGGCAGTCCGCTCAAGCTCCCGTGACCAAGACGGCGGCAGAGGCTTACAAGAATATTAAGGTGCTGAAGGACATTCCAGCCAACGAACTGATCCCAACGATGGAATTCATCTCAGCATCACTCGGCGTGCGCTGCGACTTTTGCCACGTTGAGCACCACTTCGACGAGGACACCAAAAAGCCCAAGCAGCGCGCTCGAGAAATGATGCAGATGATGTTCGCAATTAATAAGGACAACTTCCACGGAAACCTGGAGGTGACCTGCAACACCTGCCACAACGGTTCCGAGCATCCTGCGGGTTTGCCGGCAATTGCGGAAGCGGACGAAACGCCGATGAGTCCCGCCCATAGTGAGGAACAGGCCGGTCGCACCAACTTTGCCTCGCTCCCGCAGCCGCCGGCTATTGTCGCCAAATACGTAGAGGCCCTGGGCGGCGCGGATGCGCTTGGAAAGATCAAGAGCCGCGTGATTACAGGCACCATGACGGCCTTCGGGCATGCCACCCCTGTTGAGATATACGCCAAGGCGCCGGATCTGCGGGCCCTGGTGATGAATTCGCCACGCGGGCTGAGTGTAACGACTTTTAACGGGCATGAGGGCTGGGTTTCCATGATGCCCCGGCCGCCACATCCGCTGGAAGGCAGCGAGCTTGACCGGGCGAGCCTTGAGGGGGACTTCTATTTTCCGTTAGACATCCAGAAGATTTTTGGATCGCTGCGTGAACGGCCTCCGCAAAAAGTGGGCGATGAGCAAGCTTATGTGGTGCTTGGCATCCGCCCGGGCAAACCCCCGGTGCAACTTTTCTTCAGCGAGCAATCGGGATTGCTGCTGCGGATGATCTACTTTACCCAGACTGCGCTGGGCCGGCTGCCACAGCAGACCGACTTCTCAGATTACCGCGAGGTCGACGGAGTGAAAGTGCCCTTCCAGTGGACGGTTGCCGAGCCCCGGAGCCGGTCAACCATCCAGGTGGCGCAGGTGCAGCAAAACGTCCCCATCAGTGATTCAAAGTTCTCGATCCCGGCGGCGCCAAGCCCGGGGGCGCCAAGCCCGGCGGGACAATAG
- the lexA gene encoding transcriptional repressor LexA translates to MALTRRQKQVLDFLIHFINRHGYSPSFEEMAAGLHLSSLATVHKHLQVLEKKGFIRRRYNQSRSVEVVAIPGSVPYGKGVTRSETQQPGIATAPPTATPSGSVHFRPLPNLEFPLLGHIAAGQPVEAVAQPENFSLGDFASRKGKIYVLRVKGDSMVEDHICNGDYILVETADTAQNGEIVVALIGGTEATLKRFFLEGADRIRLQPANAQMDPIIVPAGEVRIQGRVIGVLRKY, encoded by the coding sequence ATGGCACTGACGCGGCGGCAAAAACAAGTACTGGACTTTTTAATCCATTTTATCAACCGGCATGGATACTCGCCGAGTTTCGAAGAGATGGCGGCTGGGCTCCATCTCTCCTCGCTTGCGACTGTCCACAAGCATCTCCAGGTCCTGGAGAAAAAGGGATTCATCCGCAGGCGGTACAATCAGAGTCGTTCAGTGGAAGTAGTCGCGATCCCCGGTTCGGTGCCCTACGGAAAGGGAGTGACTCGTTCCGAAACTCAGCAACCGGGAATTGCTACCGCACCGCCGACCGCAACGCCTTCGGGTTCGGTTCACTTCCGCCCCTTACCGAACCTCGAATTCCCACTGCTCGGGCACATTGCCGCAGGCCAGCCTGTCGAGGCAGTTGCGCAGCCCGAGAACTTCTCGCTCGGCGATTTTGCTAGCCGCAAAGGAAAAATTTATGTTCTGCGAGTCAAAGGTGATTCCATGGTGGAGGACCATATTTGCAACGGAGACTACATCCTGGTGGAAACAGCGGACACGGCGCAGAACGGCGAGATCGTGGTAGCGCTGATCGGTGGAACGGAGGCCACGCTGAAACGCTTCTTTTTAGAAGGGGCGGACAGGATTCGGCTGCAGCCGGCGAACGCACAAATGGATCCGATCATCGTACCCGCCGGCGAGGTCAGGATTCAGGGGCGGGTGATTGGAGTCTTGCGCAAGTACTGA